Proteins co-encoded in one Lasioglossum baleicum chromosome 14, iyLasBale1, whole genome shotgun sequence genomic window:
- the Trpm gene encoding transient receptor potential cation channel, subfamily M isoform X7, with the protein MRSSCATERSWIEATFQKRECSKFIPSAKDEHRCCCGHSYTHHCGTGADVKSFTAINTKEKDREQWSPGKNTRPVPTDAYGTIEFQGGPHPTKAQYVRLAHDTRPEPIVQLLCREWNLGLPKLLITVHGGRSNFDLQPSLKKVLRKGLLKAAKTTGAWIFTGGTNTGVTRQVGDALLLEKSQRQGRVVSIGIAPWGILDKSHELVSRGGEVTYDCLSSPWSKYAVLNNRHAYFLLVDNGTGGRYGAEIVLRRKLEKYISNLKLQPYTHSSIPVVALVIEGGTNTIRSVLEYVTDDPPVPVVVCDGSGRAADLIAFMHKYASEGDAEGGESEGLLESMRKQVLGTIERTFKVSSEQASQLYSELLQCTRKKHLITVFRITQDRPQELDQTILTALFKSKQLSPAEQLSLSLIWNRVDIARSEIFIYGQKWPPGALEQAMMQALQHDRIDFVKLLLENGVSMRKFLSIPRLEELYNTKEGPTNTLGYILRDVRPNIPRGYMYTLHDIGLVINKLMGGAYRSQYTRRRFRVIYTKVMKRSGAHQQHMHRNSCAWGAATRYYSGASNKQESSTISLLAETLPANRDTPLFDYPFNELLIWAVLTKRQQMALLMWQHGEEALAKALVALKLYKAMAHEAAEDDLETEVYDELRSCGKEFENIALELLDYCYRQDDDQTQQLLTSELQNWSGQTCLSLAVTANHRPLLAHPCSQIILADLWMGGLRTRKNTNLKVVLGLVCPLYITRLEFKSREELQLMPQTQEEHLIALEDEKEDSDSEHGVPTGPDVEKRQRRSLSVRNKSSSQHGAKLSARKSSVYSVSESVPALISNEHTTTVVKETIVQENGKVLADSDDVIHRAYGIHSDYYDIKNSRPLRLRKKLYEFYTAPITKFWANAIAYVVFLVLFSYSILIHMETQPSLAEIYAIAYICTLGCEKVREIATSEPATLSHKFSVWAWNMWNPCDAAAIIFFQIGLALRLRHSTLDVGRVIYCVDCIYWYLRILNILGVNKYFGPLVTMMGKMVKNMIYFVVLLLVVLMSFGVTRQAILNPNAEPKLKIIRDIFMEPYFMLYGEVYADNIDPDCGDEPGMIPCLPGRWITPAVMSIYLLIANILMINLLIAVFNNIFNEVNAVAHQVWMFQRFTVVMEYEQKPVLPPPLIVVSHIYLLVRYLLRYVTQGKPSTGETYDNGLKLFLEADDMQRLYDFEEDCVEGYFREQELKLQMSTEERVKITTERVENMHQKIEDIDKKEHTQNASLQTVEFRIRKLEELNEQTLAHLGVIHRFMATHMPNIETISSFDTDGRQRRVSERSEVLSETDSHTQLPTIAMKRKRLVRSLTDGTYLTIGPPIDDELLKHTEIAASHENLSRNDSSVSGDGNTAHDDFKTTTSVETEVSKGDSGGDGLKKESQFDSREASGEQSRDQSRDQSREISSREPSTDPSRQTSRELSRETSKETSKDATSKEPSREPSSEAPASEPVRQDSIERPTRQNSRTRSESDDVIILPSGVARGVTWAEPRVAMIPSVSSSSSTQRSILLAMRADYTSITDELESYCGLLSPPRTPPISPPPSRARHHSEMSNAEMAWQIENEHLRDAEECDYQQMEDLIQRRYIGDDDETLHTSDEASGGPFFVSNEHRHQLRRASAIDEESRRPPPTISVTREIEQTLSRPPIRESENTDPNDKNLSTVPAPASETMC; encoded by the exons ATGCGATCATCATGT GCAACCGAACGTAGTTGGATAGAAGCAACCTTTCAGAAAAGAGAATGCTCGAAGTTTATACCAAGTGCTAAGGACGAGCACAG GTGCTGTTGCGGCCATTCATACACGCACCACTGTGGGACCGGCGCGgacgtcaaaagcttcaccgcTATCAATACCAAAGAGAAAGATCGGGAACAATGGTCCCCTGGAAAAAACACGCGACCGGTTCCAACCGACGCATACGGCACAATCGAGTTTCAAGGTGGGCCACATCCGACAAAAGCACAG TACGTTAGATTAGCTCACGATACGAGACCAGAGCCAATAGTGCAGCTACTGTGCAGAGAGTGGAATTTGGGACTACCGAAGTTACTCATCACCGTACATGGTGGTCGTTCGAACTTTGATCTCCAACCTAGTTTGAAGAAAGTCTTACGAAAAGGTTTGTTGAAGGCTGCGAAGACAACTGGTGCATGGATATTCACCGGTGGGACTAACACAG GTGTTACGAGGCAGGTGGGCGATGCGCTTCTTTTAGAAAAGTCCCAAAGGCAAGGACGAGTTGTGAGCATAGGTATAGCACCATGGGGAATTTTAGACAAAAGCCACGAACTGGTGAGCCGTGGAGGCGAAGTCACATACGATTGTCTCTCATCTCCATG GTCGAAGTATGCGGTTCTAAACAATCGGCACGCATACTTTCTTTTGGTGGACAACGGTACCGGTGGTCGCTACGGTGCGGAGATCGTATTACGCAGAAAACTGGAGAAGTATATTTCGAATTTGAAGCTGCAGCCAT ATACGCACAGCAGTATTCCCGTTGTGGCGTTGGTCATCGAAGGCGGAACAAACACGATACGCTCGGTTTTAGAGTATGTCACGGACGATCCTCCAGTTCCCGTAGTAGTTTGCGACGGTTCGGGCCGTGCGGCTGACCTTATCGCGTTTATGCACAA GTATGCCTCTGAGGGAGACGCGGAAGGCGGAGAAAGCGAGGGACTACTAGAGAGTATGAGGAAGCAAGTTTTGGGGACGATCGAGCGCACGTTTAAAGTCTCCTCTGAACAGGCAAGTCAACTGTATTCCGAGCTTCTGCAGTGCACGCGTAAGAAACACTTG ATAACAGTGTTCAGGATAACACAGGATCGACCTCAGGAGCTCGACCAAACGATTTTAACAGCCTTGTTCAAGTCGAAACAGTTGTCTCCAGCGGAACAACTGTCTTTATCGTTAATATGGAACAGGGTAGACATAGCGCGCAGCGAAATATTCATTTACGGGCAGAAGTGGCCGCCGGGTGCGTTGGAACAAGCGATGATGCAAGCTTTGCAGCACGACCGAATCGATTTCGTGAAACTTCTTCTGGAGAACGGCGTCTCTATGCGGAAATTTTTGTCGATACCTCGTCTCGAAGAACTGTACAATACT AAAGAAGGTCCTACGAACACTCTGGGCTATATACTTCGTGACGTGAGACCGAATATTCCTCGCGGTTATATGTACACTCTCCACGACATCGGCCTGGTGATCAACAAATTGATGGGTGGGGCGTACCGTTCCCAGTACACCCGCAGACGATTTAGGGTGATCTACACTAAAGTGATGAAGAGATCGGGAGCTCATCAGCAGCACATGCACCGGAACAGCTGCGCCTGGGGGGCCGCTACTCGTTACTATTCGGGTGCGAGCAACAAGCAGGAGAGCTCGACGATAAGTCTGCTGGCAGAGACTTTGCCGGCGAATCGGGATACTCCTCTGTTTGATTATCCTTTCAACGAGTTGCTAATCTGGGCGGTCCTGACGAAACGTCAGCAAATGGCGTTGCTGATGTGGCAACACGGAGAAGAGGCTTTGGCGAAAGCGCTCGTAGCCCTGAAACTATACAAAGCGATGGCGCACGAAGCTGCCGAGGACGATCTCGAGACAGAGGTTTACGACGAATTGCGTAGCTGCGGAAAGGAATTTGAAAATATCG CGTTGGAATTGCTGGACTATTGTTACCGCCAAGACGACGATCAAACGCAACAGTTGTTGACTTCCGAGTTGCAGAACTGGTCCGGTCAGACTTGTCTCTCCCTTGCAGTTACGGCGAATCATCGACCGCTCTTGGCGCATCCGTGTAGTCAAATCATTTTGGCTGATCTGTGGATGGGCGGTCTTCGAACAAGGAAAAATACAAATTTGAAG GTTGTCCTGGGTCTCGTCTGTCCCTTGTATATTACTCGACTGGAATTTAAAAGTCGTGAGGAGCTTCAACTGATGCCACAGACTCAAGAGGAACATCTGATTGCTCTCGAGGATGAGAAAGAAGACAGTGACTCCGAGCACGGTGTACCAACTGGTCCAGACGTTGAG AAACGTCAGCGCAGGAGCCTGAGCGTACGCAACAAATCCAGCAGCCAACACGGCGCTAAG TTATCGGCAAGGAAATCTTCTGTTTATTCAGTATCGGAATCCGTACCG GCATTAATCAGCAACGAGCACACCACCACGGTGGTGAAGGAAACGATCGTCCAAGAAAATGGGAAAGTTCTGGCAGACAGCGACGACGTAATTCATCGCGCTTACGGCATTCATTCCGATTATTATGACATCAAGAACAGCAGGCCGTTGCGACTGAGGAAGAAGCTGTACGAATTTTACACTGCCCCCATAACAAAATTTTGGGCAAATGCT ATAGCGTATGTTGTTTTTCTGGTCCTGTTCTCCTACTCGATCCTCATACACATGGAGACCCAGCCGTCGTTGGCAGAGATTTATGCGATCGCTTATATTTGTACACTGGGTTGCGAGAAGGTACGCGAGATCGCAACGTCGGAACCAGCTACGCTCTCGCATAAATTCAGCGTGTGGGCGTGGAACATGTGGAACCCTTGCGACGCAGCTGCCATCATATTCTTTCAGATTGGCCTGGCCTTGCGCCTGAGGCATTCCACCCTCGACGTCGGCCGTGTCATTTACTGCGTTGACTGTATTTACTGGTACTTGCGGATATTGAACATCCTTGGCGTGAACAAATATTTTG GTCCTCTGGTCACCATGATGGGGAAGATGGTGAAAAACATGATATACTTTGTGGTGCTATTGCTGGTTGTGTTGATGAGTTTCGGAGTAACGCGGCAGGCCATTTTGAACCCCAATGCCGAGCCAAAGTTAAAGATCATTCGAGAC ATATTCATGGAGCCATATTTCATGTTGTACGGGGAGGTGTACGCGGACAACATCGATCCAGACTGCGGAGACGAGCCGGGAATGATACCGTGTCTTCCAGGCCGGTGGATCACGCCTGCTGTAATGTCAATTTATCTCTTAATCGCGAACATATTGATGATAAATCTACTGATCGCGgtctttaataatattttcaatgagGTAAACGCGGTGGCGCACCAAGTATGGATGTTCCAACGTTTTACTGTTGTCATGGAGTATGAACAGAAACCAGTTTTACCTCCCCCGCTCATTGTAGTTTCTCACATATATCTGCTGGTGAGATATTTGCTGCGATATGTGACACAAGGGAAACCGAGTACGGGTGAAACGTACGACAACGGGCTTAAGTTGTTCCTAGAAGCCGACGACATGCAGCGTCTCTACGATTTCGAAGAGGACTGCGTCGAGGGATACTTTCGCGAGCAAGAGCTCAAGTTGCAAATGTCGACGGAGGAGCGGGTCAAGATAACGACCGAGAGGGTGGAGAACAtgcatcagaagatcgaggacaTCGATAAGAAAGAACACACCCAGAACGCGTCGCTTCAG ACTGTAGAATTCCGTATCCGTAAGCTGGAGGAGCTGAACGAGCAGACTCTGGCGCATCTTGGAGTGATACATCGGTTCATGGCAACGCACATGCCCAACATCGAAACGATATCCAGCTTCGACACGGACGGTCGTCAGCGAAGAGTGTCGGAGCGATCGGAAGTGCTCTCGGAGACTGATTCCCATACACAGCTGCCCACTATAGCCATGAAACGCAAGAGGCTGGTGCGATCGTTGACCGATGGGACTTATCTCACTATCGGTCCGCCGATCGACGACGAGCTGCTCAAGCACACGGAGATAGCTGCGTCCCACGAGAATCTCAGTAGAAACGATTCCTCAGTGAGCGGGGATGGTAACACGGCTCACGACGACTTCAAGACCACCACCAGCGTAGAGACCGAAGTTAGCAAAGGGGACAGCGGAGGGGACGGTTTGAAGAAAGAGTCGCAATTCGACAGCAGAGAGGCCAGCGGGGAACAGAGCAGAGACCAGAGCAGAGATCAAAGCAGAGAGATCAGCAGCAGAGAGCCTAGCACGGATCCCAGCAGGCAAACCAGCAGGGAACTTAGCAGGGAGACGAGCAAGGAGACGAGCAAAGACGCGACCAGCAAGGAGCCGAGCAGAGAACCGAGCAGTGAAGCTCCGGCTTCAGAACCGGTTAGGCAGGACTCCATCGAACGTCCTACAAGGCAGAACAGTAGGACGCGCTCGGAATCGGACGACGTGATAATCCTTCCTTCCGGCGTCGCCAGAGGCGTCACTTGGGCGGAACCGCGGGTCGCGATGATTCCGTCAGTATCCTCGTCCAGCAGCACCCAGAGATCCATCCTGTTGGCTATGCGGGCCGATTATACAAGCATAACGGACGAATTAGAGAGCTACTGTGGCCTACTCAGTCCACCCAGAACACCTCCTATCTCTCCGCCGCCCTCCAGAGCCAGGCATCATTCCGAAATGTCGAACGCCGAGATGGCCTGGCAGATCGAGAACGAACATCTGCGCGACGCTGAGGAGTGCGACTACCAGCAAATGGAGGATCTGATACAAAGGAGGTATATCGGTGACGACGACGAGACTTTGCACACCTCCGACGAGGCGAGCGGCGGCCCGTTCTTCGTGTCGAACGAGCACAGGCACCAGCTACGCAGGGCGTCAGCCATCGATGAAGAATCGCGAAGGCCACCGCCTACCATCAGCGTCACCAGAGAGATCGAACAAACGCTTTCTCGACCTCCGATCCGTGAATCCGAGAACACCGACCCCAACGACAAGAATCTGAGTACCGTACCTGCTCCGGCATCGGAAACCATGTGCTAA
- the Trpm gene encoding transient receptor potential cation channel, subfamily M isoform X4: MRSSCATERSWIEATFQKRECSKFIPSAKDEHRFLQVQGDKIAEYDVITTSRCCCGHSYTHHCGTGADVKSFTAINTKEKDREQWSPGKNTRPVPTDAYGTIEFQGGPHPTKAQYVRLAHDTRPEPIVQLLCREWNLGLPKLLITVHGGRSNFDLQPSLKKVLRKGLLKAAKTTGAWIFTGGTNTGVTRQVGDALLLEKSQRQGRVVSIGIAPWGILDKSHELVSRGGEVTYDCLSSPWSKYAVLNNRHAYFLLVDNGTGGRYGAEIVLRRKLEKYISNLKLQPYTHSSIPVVALVIEGGTNTIRSVLEYVTDDPPVPVVVCDGSGRAADLIAFMHKYASEGDAEGGESEGLLESMRKQVLGTIERTFKVSSEQASQLYSELLQCTRKKHLITVFRITQDRPQELDQTILTALFKSKQLSPAEQLSLSLIWNRVDIARSEIFIYGQKWPPGALEQAMMQALQHDRIDFVKLLLENGVSMRKFLSIPRLEELYNTKEGPTNTLGYILRDVRPNIPRGYMYTLHDIGLVINKLMGGAYRSQYTRRRFRVIYTKVMKRSGAHQQHMHRNSCAWGAATRYYSGASNKQESSTISLLAETLPANRDTPLFDYPFNELLIWAVLTKRQQMALLMWQHGEEALAKALVALKLYKAMAHEAAEDDLETEVYDELRSCGKEFENIALELLDYCYRQDDDQTQQLLTSELQNWSGQTCLSLAVTANHRPLLAHPCSQIILADLWMGGLRTRKNTNLKVVLGLVCPLYITRLEFKSREELQLMPQTQEEHLIALEDEKEDSDSEHGVPTGPDVEKRQRRSLSVRNKSSSQHGAKLSARKSSVYSVSESVPALISNEHTTTVVKETIVQENGKVLADSDDVIHRAYGIHSDYYDIKNSRPLRLRKKLYEFYTAPITKFWANAIAYVVFLVLFSYSILIHMETQPSLAEIYAIAYICTLGCEKVREIATSEPATLSHKFSVWAWNMWNPCDAAAIIFFQIGLALRLRHSTLDVGRVIYCVDCIYWYLRILNILGVNKYFGPLVTMMGKMVKNMIYFVVLLLVVLMSFGVTRQAILNPNAEPKLKIIRDIFMEPYFMLYGEVYADNIDPDCGDEPGMIPCLPGRWITPAVMSIYLLIANILMINLLIAVFNNIFNEVNAVAHQVWMFQRFTVVMEYEQKPVLPPPLIVVSHIYLLVRYLLRYVTQGKPSTGETYDNGLKLFLEADDMQRLYDFEEDCVEGYFREQELKLQMSTEERVKITTERVENMHQKIEDIDKKEHTQNASLQTVEFRIRKLEELNEQTLAHLGVIHRFMATHMPNIETISSFDTDGRQRRVSERSEVLSETDSHTQLPTIAMKRKRLVRSLTDGTYLTIGPPIDDELLKHTEIAASHENLSRNDSSVSGDGNTAHDDFKTTTSVETEVSKGDSGGDGLKKESQFDSREASGEQSRDQSRDQSREISSREPSTDPSRQTSRELSRETSKETSKDATSKEPSREPSSEAPASEPVRQDSIERPTRQNSRTRSESDDVIILPSGVARGVTWAEPRVAMIPSVSSSSSTQRSILLAMRADYTSITDELESYCGLLSPPRTPPISPPPSRARHHSEMSNAEMAWQIENEHLRDAEECDYQQMEDLIQRRYIGDDDETLHTSDEASGGPFFVSNEHRHQLRRASAIDEESRRPPPTISVTREIEQTLSRPPIRESENTDPNDKNLSTVPAPASETMC; the protein is encoded by the exons ATGCGATCATCATGT GCAACCGAACGTAGTTGGATAGAAGCAACCTTTCAGAAAAGAGAATGCTCGAAGTTTATACCAAGTGCTAAGGACGAGCACAG GTTTTTGCAAGTACAGGGAGATAAGATTGCAGAGTATGATGTGATCACCACTTCCAG GTGCTGTTGCGGCCATTCATACACGCACCACTGTGGGACCGGCGCGgacgtcaaaagcttcaccgcTATCAATACCAAAGAGAAAGATCGGGAACAATGGTCCCCTGGAAAAAACACGCGACCGGTTCCAACCGACGCATACGGCACAATCGAGTTTCAAGGTGGGCCACATCCGACAAAAGCACAG TACGTTAGATTAGCTCACGATACGAGACCAGAGCCAATAGTGCAGCTACTGTGCAGAGAGTGGAATTTGGGACTACCGAAGTTACTCATCACCGTACATGGTGGTCGTTCGAACTTTGATCTCCAACCTAGTTTGAAGAAAGTCTTACGAAAAGGTTTGTTGAAGGCTGCGAAGACAACTGGTGCATGGATATTCACCGGTGGGACTAACACAG GTGTTACGAGGCAGGTGGGCGATGCGCTTCTTTTAGAAAAGTCCCAAAGGCAAGGACGAGTTGTGAGCATAGGTATAGCACCATGGGGAATTTTAGACAAAAGCCACGAACTGGTGAGCCGTGGAGGCGAAGTCACATACGATTGTCTCTCATCTCCATG GTCGAAGTATGCGGTTCTAAACAATCGGCACGCATACTTTCTTTTGGTGGACAACGGTACCGGTGGTCGCTACGGTGCGGAGATCGTATTACGCAGAAAACTGGAGAAGTATATTTCGAATTTGAAGCTGCAGCCAT ATACGCACAGCAGTATTCCCGTTGTGGCGTTGGTCATCGAAGGCGGAACAAACACGATACGCTCGGTTTTAGAGTATGTCACGGACGATCCTCCAGTTCCCGTAGTAGTTTGCGACGGTTCGGGCCGTGCGGCTGACCTTATCGCGTTTATGCACAA GTATGCCTCTGAGGGAGACGCGGAAGGCGGAGAAAGCGAGGGACTACTAGAGAGTATGAGGAAGCAAGTTTTGGGGACGATCGAGCGCACGTTTAAAGTCTCCTCTGAACAGGCAAGTCAACTGTATTCCGAGCTTCTGCAGTGCACGCGTAAGAAACACTTG ATAACAGTGTTCAGGATAACACAGGATCGACCTCAGGAGCTCGACCAAACGATTTTAACAGCCTTGTTCAAGTCGAAACAGTTGTCTCCAGCGGAACAACTGTCTTTATCGTTAATATGGAACAGGGTAGACATAGCGCGCAGCGAAATATTCATTTACGGGCAGAAGTGGCCGCCGGGTGCGTTGGAACAAGCGATGATGCAAGCTTTGCAGCACGACCGAATCGATTTCGTGAAACTTCTTCTGGAGAACGGCGTCTCTATGCGGAAATTTTTGTCGATACCTCGTCTCGAAGAACTGTACAATACT AAAGAAGGTCCTACGAACACTCTGGGCTATATACTTCGTGACGTGAGACCGAATATTCCTCGCGGTTATATGTACACTCTCCACGACATCGGCCTGGTGATCAACAAATTGATGGGTGGGGCGTACCGTTCCCAGTACACCCGCAGACGATTTAGGGTGATCTACACTAAAGTGATGAAGAGATCGGGAGCTCATCAGCAGCACATGCACCGGAACAGCTGCGCCTGGGGGGCCGCTACTCGTTACTATTCGGGTGCGAGCAACAAGCAGGAGAGCTCGACGATAAGTCTGCTGGCAGAGACTTTGCCGGCGAATCGGGATACTCCTCTGTTTGATTATCCTTTCAACGAGTTGCTAATCTGGGCGGTCCTGACGAAACGTCAGCAAATGGCGTTGCTGATGTGGCAACACGGAGAAGAGGCTTTGGCGAAAGCGCTCGTAGCCCTGAAACTATACAAAGCGATGGCGCACGAAGCTGCCGAGGACGATCTCGAGACAGAGGTTTACGACGAATTGCGTAGCTGCGGAAAGGAATTTGAAAATATCG CGTTGGAATTGCTGGACTATTGTTACCGCCAAGACGACGATCAAACGCAACAGTTGTTGACTTCCGAGTTGCAGAACTGGTCCGGTCAGACTTGTCTCTCCCTTGCAGTTACGGCGAATCATCGACCGCTCTTGGCGCATCCGTGTAGTCAAATCATTTTGGCTGATCTGTGGATGGGCGGTCTTCGAACAAGGAAAAATACAAATTTGAAG GTTGTCCTGGGTCTCGTCTGTCCCTTGTATATTACTCGACTGGAATTTAAAAGTCGTGAGGAGCTTCAACTGATGCCACAGACTCAAGAGGAACATCTGATTGCTCTCGAGGATGAGAAAGAAGACAGTGACTCCGAGCACGGTGTACCAACTGGTCCAGACGTTGAG AAACGTCAGCGCAGGAGCCTGAGCGTACGCAACAAATCCAGCAGCCAACACGGCGCTAAG TTATCGGCAAGGAAATCTTCTGTTTATTCAGTATCGGAATCCGTACCG GCATTAATCAGCAACGAGCACACCACCACGGTGGTGAAGGAAACGATCGTCCAAGAAAATGGGAAAGTTCTGGCAGACAGCGACGACGTAATTCATCGCGCTTACGGCATTCATTCCGATTATTATGACATCAAGAACAGCAGGCCGTTGCGACTGAGGAAGAAGCTGTACGAATTTTACACTGCCCCCATAACAAAATTTTGGGCAAATGCT ATAGCGTATGTTGTTTTTCTGGTCCTGTTCTCCTACTCGATCCTCATACACATGGAGACCCAGCCGTCGTTGGCAGAGATTTATGCGATCGCTTATATTTGTACACTGGGTTGCGAGAAGGTACGCGAGATCGCAACGTCGGAACCAGCTACGCTCTCGCATAAATTCAGCGTGTGGGCGTGGAACATGTGGAACCCTTGCGACGCAGCTGCCATCATATTCTTTCAGATTGGCCTGGCCTTGCGCCTGAGGCATTCCACCCTCGACGTCGGCCGTGTCATTTACTGCGTTGACTGTATTTACTGGTACTTGCGGATATTGAACATCCTTGGCGTGAACAAATATTTTG GTCCTCTGGTCACCATGATGGGGAAGATGGTGAAAAACATGATATACTTTGTGGTGCTATTGCTGGTTGTGTTGATGAGTTTCGGAGTAACGCGGCAGGCCATTTTGAACCCCAATGCCGAGCCAAAGTTAAAGATCATTCGAGAC ATATTCATGGAGCCATATTTCATGTTGTACGGGGAGGTGTACGCGGACAACATCGATCCAGACTGCGGAGACGAGCCGGGAATGATACCGTGTCTTCCAGGCCGGTGGATCACGCCTGCTGTAATGTCAATTTATCTCTTAATCGCGAACATATTGATGATAAATCTACTGATCGCGgtctttaataatattttcaatgagGTAAACGCGGTGGCGCACCAAGTATGGATGTTCCAACGTTTTACTGTTGTCATGGAGTATGAACAGAAACCAGTTTTACCTCCCCCGCTCATTGTAGTTTCTCACATATATCTGCTGGTGAGATATTTGCTGCGATATGTGACACAAGGGAAACCGAGTACGGGTGAAACGTACGACAACGGGCTTAAGTTGTTCCTAGAAGCCGACGACATGCAGCGTCTCTACGATTTCGAAGAGGACTGCGTCGAGGGATACTTTCGCGAGCAAGAGCTCAAGTTGCAAATGTCGACGGAGGAGCGGGTCAAGATAACGACCGAGAGGGTGGAGAACAtgcatcagaagatcgaggacaTCGATAAGAAAGAACACACCCAGAACGCGTCGCTTCAG ACTGTAGAATTCCGTATCCGTAAGCTGGAGGAGCTGAACGAGCAGACTCTGGCGCATCTTGGAGTGATACATCGGTTCATGGCAACGCACATGCCCAACATCGAAACGATATCCAGCTTCGACACGGACGGTCGTCAGCGAAGAGTGTCGGAGCGATCGGAAGTGCTCTCGGAGACTGATTCCCATACACAGCTGCCCACTATAGCCATGAAACGCAAGAGGCTGGTGCGATCGTTGACCGATGGGACTTATCTCACTATCGGTCCGCCGATCGACGACGAGCTGCTCAAGCACACGGAGATAGCTGCGTCCCACGAGAATCTCAGTAGAAACGATTCCTCAGTGAGCGGGGATGGTAACACGGCTCACGACGACTTCAAGACCACCACCAGCGTAGAGACCGAAGTTAGCAAAGGGGACAGCGGAGGGGACGGTTTGAAGAAAGAGTCGCAATTCGACAGCAGAGAGGCCAGCGGGGAACAGAGCAGAGACCAGAGCAGAGATCAAAGCAGAGAGATCAGCAGCAGAGAGCCTAGCACGGATCCCAGCAGGCAAACCAGCAGGGAACTTAGCAGGGAGACGAGCAAGGAGACGAGCAAAGACGCGACCAGCAAGGAGCCGAGCAGAGAACCGAGCAGTGAAGCTCCGGCTTCAGAACCGGTTAGGCAGGACTCCATCGAACGTCCTACAAGGCAGAACAGTAGGACGCGCTCGGAATCGGACGACGTGATAATCCTTCCTTCCGGCGTCGCCAGAGGCGTCACTTGGGCGGAACCGCGGGTCGCGATGATTCCGTCAGTATCCTCGTCCAGCAGCACCCAGAGATCCATCCTGTTGGCTATGCGGGCCGATTATACAAGCATAACGGACGAATTAGAGAGCTACTGTGGCCTACTCAGTCCACCCAGAACACCTCCTATCTCTCCGCCGCCCTCCAGAGCCAGGCATCATTCCGAAATGTCGAACGCCGAGATGGCCTGGCAGATCGAGAACGAACATCTGCGCGACGCTGAGGAGTGCGACTACCAGCAAATGGAGGATCTGATACAAAGGAGGTATATCGGTGACGACGACGAGACTTTGCACACCTCCGACGAGGCGAGCGGCGGCCCGTTCTTCGTGTCGAACGAGCACAGGCACCAGCTACGCAGGGCGTCAGCCATCGATGAAGAATCGCGAAGGCCACCGCCTACCATCAGCGTCACCAGAGAGATCGAACAAACGCTTTCTCGACCTCCGATCCGTGAATCCGAGAACACCGACCCCAACGACAAGAATCTGAGTACCGTACCTGCTCCGGCATCGGAAACCATGTGCTAA